In a single window of the Prochlorococcus marinus XMU1412 genome:
- the aroQ gene encoding type II 3-dehydroquinate dehydratase, which produces MNILLINGPNLNLLGTREPEIYGNKTLSDIEKDLTKVAKEKSINLECFQSNHEGEIVDKIQESVKSIQGILINAGAFTHTSISIRDALIGSKIPFVELHISNIFSREDFRKESFLTDKAIGIISGFGISSYSLALEGIIGYLSIKD; this is translated from the coding sequence ATGAATATTTTATTGATAAATGGACCAAATCTAAATCTTTTGGGCACTAGAGAACCTGAAATATATGGTAATAAAACATTGAGTGATATAGAAAAAGATTTAACTAAAGTTGCTAAAGAAAAAAGTATTAATCTTGAATGTTTTCAAAGTAATCATGAAGGAGAAATAGTAGATAAAATTCAGGAGTCTGTAAAAAGTATCCAAGGTATTCTTATAAATGCTGGTGCTTTCACGCATACCTCGATTTCTATTCGTGATGCTTTAATTGGATCGAAAATTCCTTTTGTAGAGTTACATATTTCAAATATTTTCAGTAGAGAAGATTTTCGAAAAGAATCTTTTCTTACAGATAAAGCTATAGGAATTATTAGTGGATTTGGCATATCAAGTTATTCCTTAGCTCTTGAAGGAATTATTGGATATTTGAGTATTAAAGATTAA
- a CDS encoding tRNA-(ms[2]io[6]A)-hydroxylase, translating into MLVDFKRPTSHIKYLSSFTSDEWIKLALSNPIDILIDHAHCERKAAGVAIQLMFRYPSEPNLAEVLSPIAREELEHFEKILYFLKDLGHSLESLKPPPYGTELSKNIRKEEPNRMLDSFLIAGLIEARSHERLSLLALNYEDKSFKSLYESLLESEARHFGVYWKLAQTKFSKNQTFKRLEELSEIESSILAETYILPRVHS; encoded by the coding sequence ATGCTAGTCGATTTTAAAAGGCCCACTTCTCATATTAAATATTTATCGTCATTCACCTCAGATGAGTGGATCAAACTCGCATTATCTAATCCAATAGATATTCTTATTGATCATGCTCATTGTGAAAGAAAAGCAGCAGGAGTAGCTATTCAATTGATGTTTAGATATCCATCAGAACCAAATCTGGCAGAAGTTCTAAGCCCAATAGCGAGAGAGGAATTAGAGCATTTTGAAAAAATACTTTATTTTTTAAAGGATCTTGGACATTCTCTTGAGTCATTAAAACCACCTCCATATGGAACTGAACTGTCCAAAAATATAAGAAAGGAAGAGCCCAATAGAATGCTTGATAGTTTCTTAATAGCAGGACTTATTGAAGCAAGAAGTCATGAAAGATTAAGCTTGCTTGCGCTGAATTATGAAGATAAATCGTTTAAATCCCTTTATGAGTCTCTGCTAGAGAGTGAGGCAAGACATTTTGGAGTTTACTGGAAATTAGCGCAAACTAAATTCTCTAAAAATCAAACTTTCAAAAGGTTAGAGGAATTGTCTGAAATTGAGTCATCAATACTGGCTGAAACTTACATATTGCCAAGGGTACATAGCTAA
- a CDS encoding tyrosine-type recombinase/integrase codes for MATIRRSGSGWQVLIRRKNYVGPRSRNFLSRDLAESWADAVEERTKKVFPNIPITLGEAINDYINGPLLLHRSAENEKYPLRVTAESWLGDIPLKDLQIKHFAVWRDERLLKVKPNTVMRELRILRVLIDWVRDERGAEIKDNPARNLRVRGTGDARAPFLTNEDEKRLLFELSQMSNKNHLRLTKLALTTGFRRSELLSLTWRNIDLKKKLLYICRKKCAAIDNSSGMRLVPFPEKAQKILEESQRRDGKVIELSKGSARHGFDKARKKAGLETLRFHDLRHIAISRMWRCGMNALEISACSGHRDIKMLMRYSHFQLSI; via the coding sequence ATGGCAACAATCAGAAGAAGCGGCAGCGGCTGGCAGGTCCTTATCAGAAGGAAGAATTATGTCGGTCCGAGGTCCAGAAATTTCCTTTCCAGAGATCTGGCTGAATCATGGGCAGATGCCGTCGAAGAGAGGACAAAAAAAGTTTTTCCGAATATCCCTATCACCCTGGGAGAGGCAATCAATGACTATATAAATGGTCCGCTGCTTCTGCACCGCAGTGCGGAAAATGAAAAATATCCTCTCAGGGTGACGGCAGAAAGCTGGCTTGGAGATATTCCTCTGAAGGATCTGCAGATAAAACATTTCGCAGTCTGGCGAGATGAACGATTACTGAAGGTGAAACCAAATACAGTTATGCGGGAACTGAGGATATTGAGAGTATTAATCGACTGGGTGCGAGATGAAAGAGGAGCTGAAATCAAAGACAACCCAGCAAGGAATCTGAGAGTGAGAGGGACAGGAGATGCAAGAGCTCCTTTTTTAACGAATGAAGATGAAAAAAGACTCCTGTTTGAACTGTCTCAGATGTCCAACAAAAATCATCTGAGACTCACAAAACTTGCCCTGACGACTGGCTTCCGCCGTTCCGAACTTTTGAGCCTGACCTGGAGAAATATAGATCTGAAGAAAAAATTACTCTATATATGTAGAAAGAAATGTGCCGCCATAGATAATTCATCCGGAATGAGGCTTGTTCCTTTCCCTGAAAAGGCGCAGAAGATTCTTGAGGAATCACAGAGAAGAGATGGGAAAGTTATAGAACTTTCAAAAGGTAGCGCGAGGCATGGATTTGATAAGGCAAGAAAAAAAGCCGGACTTGAAACTCTCAGATTTCATGATCTAAGACATATAGCCATAAGCAGAATGTGGAGATGCGGAATGAATGCACTGGAGATAAGTGCTTGCAGTGGTCACAGAGATATAAAAATGCTGATGCGCTACAGCCACTTTCAACTTTCCATATAA